Below is a genomic region from Salvelinus sp. IW2-2015 linkage group LG18, ASM291031v2, whole genome shotgun sequence.
tattagtttatctagcttgtcctgggttgcatataatcgatgcggtggctgttaatttatcattgaatcatagcctacttcgccaaacgggtgatttaatgatttaacaagcgcattcgcgaaaaaaagcaTTATCGTTGCACRAGTGTYcctaaccataaacatcaacgcctttcttaaaatcaatacacaagtatatatttttaaacctgcatttctagttaatatttcctgctaacatgaatttcttttaactagggaaattgtgtcactcttgcgttctgtgcaacagagtcagggtatatgcagcagtttgggccgcctggctcattgcgaactgtgtgaagactatttattcctaacagccaacttcgccaaacgggggatgatttaacaaaagcgcattcgtgaaaaaagcacaatggttgcacgaatgtacctaaccataaacatcaatgcctttcttaaaatcaatacacagaagtatattttattaaacctgcatatttagttaagaaatccaggttagcaggcaatattaaactggggaaattgtgtcacttctctgcgtgcaatgaacacagagtcagggtatatgcaacagtttgggccgcctggctcgttgcgaactaatttgccagaattttacgtaattataacataacattgaaggttgtgcaatgcaacaggaatatttagacttatggatgccacccgttggataaaatacggaacggttccgtatttcactgaaaaaataaacgttttgttttcgaaatgatcgtttccggatttgaccatattaatgacctaaggctcYTATTTGtgagtgttattatattataattaagtaaatgatttgatagagcagtctgactgagcggtggtagacagcagcaggctcgtaagcattcattcaaacagcactttcgtgcgtttgccagcagctcttcgctgtgcttcaagcattgagctgtttatgacttcaagcctatcaactcccgagctagttagcggggtgcgcgctaatagcgtttcaatcggtgacgtcacttgctcagaccttgaagtagttgttccccttgctctgcaagggccgcggKttttgtggagcgatgggtaacgatgcttcgagggtagctgttgtcgatgtgttcctggttcgagcccaggtaggggcgaggagagggacggaagctatattgttacactggcaatactaaagtgcctataagaacatccaatagtcaaaggtatatgaaatacaaatggtatagtgagaaatagtcctataataactacaacctaaaacttctcaCCTGGGAATATMgaagactcgtgttaaaaggaaccaccagctttcatatgttctcatgttctgagcaaggaacttaaacattagcttttttacatggcacatattgcatttttactttcttctccaacacttagtttttgcattatttaaaccaaattgaacatgtttgatTATWTATTTGAMgctaaattgattttattgatgattatattaagttaaaataaaagtgctcattcagtattgttgtaattgtcattattacaaataaataaaaatattWWtttttttatatatatattttttttaatcagccgattaatcggtattggctttttttggtcctccaataatcggtatcgacgttgaaaaatcataatcggtcgacctctagttctgaTGTACTATGCTGACTACTCCTGcatatattattttgtaaatgtactcTGTTAATAGTTCACTGTTGTTTATTGCAACGTACTGGCCGCCTACTCATCTTCTTTAATACATATAAAGTAAAAGTGGCACCTGAATTGAAACCCCGAAGTTGTTGCCATCTTCTATTCTTGGGATAAGCAACTGAACCCACATTTTGACCTGAAGAACAAGACAGACAAATTATTAGGGACTGCAGATAATGGGTAATATGTACTCACCTAAATGTATGGTATAGATTAAGGCAAAGCCTGTGGGAAAGATTATGGAAGAGACTGTGTGGGAAAGCACGATGTACCGTGTTACATTTCTCTATGAGTGTCCTGATCTCTGGCTTGACCTTCTCGATCAAGTCCACCAGCTTGGCGTTGCTCTTCATCATCCCACTAGGCATGATAAAGACCTTGGTGCCAGCCACTGTAGGACAGGAAGAGAAGATtgttcccgtgtggctcagttggtagagcatggcacttacaatgccagggttgttggttcaattcccacgggggaccagtacaagaaagtatgcactcactactgtaattctctccggataagagcatctgctaaatgactacaatgtaagTGTAAGATGAACAAGAGAACATACCTCTTACCACTGTAGGCTTGACCAGAAGTAAATcccagaaaataaagaaaacactcaAAATATGCATGTAGTGTTACTCACCCTTGTCCTCCCCAGTACCATCTTCCATTTTCCTCTTTTTGGCATTCTGCTGCGAAGAGGATATCAAGTTGCTTACATCTGTTACAAGTACAGATTGCATTTGGTCATCACAGGGTGTTTAATTCCAATCCAAGTCTCACCACTTCAAGTCCATCGTGGAGGTTTGAGAGTAGAATGGGGTCTGGCACTGCCAAGTTGATTTCTGAGTGTATCTCCTTAAGTTCACAGATGTTTAAAATGGGATCCTGCAAACGATggcccacaacacacactctaaaAGGGAAATTGTAGGACATTTGACTAATCATTTACATTATGATTACATAAATAAGCTTACCTTGAGAAAATGGTCAAGTTCCAATAACTTATTTGGGAAAAAACTTGCAACTAGGTTCTCCGCCTGTGAAACAAGGAGTTTAGTTGGAAAATGACATTCAGAGCCAACTTACctacaggtagctagctacaatatCTAGATACTTTGGTCCCCCACTGAATACAGTAAACAACTGAAAGGAAACTCACCTCCCGAGTAATTCGTTGTCTGAAAGCATCAACCTgtacaaaaacaacaactgtcgtattacaggaaaataattaAATATTCAATAACCAGAAGGCATGTTTGAATACAACATGTGATTGGGATTCGATTAGGATACTGTCTGCAAGACATTGCTAATCATCAGTCAACGTCAATTCAATATGGTATCTGTCTACGTCTAAAAATTGTGTTGAATTGAGCTACCGGGTTACCTTGACACSGTTAGTtatgaactagctagctaccaataCTCGCCCCTTATGAAACATGCGGCACACGCAATAACCCTTTTATGTAAGGAAGTGCACCTGTTAGACAGTTTCCCTTGTCTGTTATGCCAGGCACGGGAAGAAAGCAAGTTACCTTCAGCACTTTGCATCACTGACTaataattgctagctagctaacattacaagCAACTTCTCCCAAGATGTCGCATGAATTGTGGACGTAAATTACGTGTTACCTTAATATTAAGTTCATTGTCCACCTTGAGGAGTGAATTCATCTTCCTTAACCACAAATGGAGGAAATACGATTGTCCTCAATTTGGGACTAAACGTGCAGCTTTCCCACTCCTGTCAGCCACAATTGTTGTCTTAAAAATGAAGTTTTCAACATGAGACAACATCACATTCGAACACGCATGCACattaatggtgctttcaagacaaatgggaagaaggaaaaaaactaaGTCAGATCGTGACGTCAGCGATCGACTTCTAGAAAGATACCCGAGTTttcgacttggaattccgagttggatgaccgttcaaacacctgttcccagtcggagctcggtttttttcccgagttcccagttatcttgaacgTACTGAAgatatttccgagttcccagttgttttgaacgctgcaTATTTATGCACTGAACGCGCAATCGTATTTTTCAGCTGACGATGTAAACAAGAGGATTGGCGAATGCGAGAACTCGTTTTGTCCACTATAATCTTCAATGATTCTCCTTTTTTAATCACAAAAAGCAGCCATGGGGCTACCTGTTACGATTAAAGTGAATTTCAGGGGgaatgtaaagaaatttgtggcTCCAGATTTGGATAAATCGGAATGGGAGTCGGTTGAAGCCTGGGCAAGTAGCTAGTTTAGCTATCTAGCGCTGGCGCAGTTTAGCTAAAGAGAAGTTAGCTGCATTCTTCGAGCCTAGCAGGCCTAGCCATGGCCTAGTTACCACAAACGTTGGACCATTTAGACATTTGTCTGCAAATGATCTTTCTAGCAACAAATtagagtattattattatatgtgaTGTGATCCTGTTATGCTGATCCTGAATCATCATGCTATGTTCTTTGAATTGAATCTACAGATAAAAGCATCGTTTGGCATAAGCAATTTCCAAGTGAAATATTTTGATGAGGACAATGAGGAGGTGAGTTAAAAAGTATTTTATTCTATTGTGTATTATTTCGAATGTAGGGCAAAGTCCTCACTCTGCTCGATCATTCACATTGTTCCAACATTTCTGATGTAACGTTACAGCAACAACAGTATGGGACATGGGATACGTTAGCAgattcaaaatatgttttttcagaAGGCATTCTGTAACACTAATCACTCTCTTTGTTTCAGGTTTCCATTAACAGTCAAGGTATGTAAATTAAGTGATAATCTTAATATAGGGGGGAAATTATTC
It encodes:
- the LOC111977358 gene encoding proteasome activator complex subunit 3 isoform X1; amino-acid sequence: MNSLLKVDNELNIKVDAFRQRITREAENLVASFFPNKLLELDHFLKDPILNICELKEIHSEINLAVPDPILLSNLHDGLEVQNAKKRKMEDGTGEDKVAGTKVFIMPSGMMKSNAKLVDLIEKVKPEIRTLIEKCNTVKMWVQLLIPRIEDGNNFGVSIQEETVAELRTVEGEAASYLDQIXGYYITRAKLVSKIAKYPHVEDYRRTVTEIDEKKYISLKVIVSELRNQYVTLHDMILKNIDKIKKPRSSNAEALY
- the LOC111977358 gene encoding proteasome activator complex subunit 3 isoform X3; the protein is MNSLLKVDNELNIKVDAFRQRITREAENLVASFFPNKLLELDHFLKEIHSEINLAVPDPILLSNLHDGLEVQNAKKRKMEDGTGEDKVAGTKVFIMPSGMMKSNAKLVDLIEKVKPEIRTLIEKCNTVKMWVQLLIPRIEDGNNFGVSIQEETVAELRTVEGEAASYLDQIXGYYITRAKLVSKIAKYPHVEDYRRTVTEIDEKKYISLKVIVSELRNQYVTLHDMILKNIDKIKKPRSSNAEALY
- the LOC111977358 gene encoding proteasome activator complex subunit 3 isoform X2; its protein translation is MNSLLKVDNELNIKVDAFRQRITREAENLVASFFPNKLLELDHFLKDPILNICELKEIHSEINLAVPDPILLSNLHDGLEVNAKKRKMEDGTGEDKVAGTKVFIMPSGMMKSNAKLVDLIEKVKPEIRTLIEKCNTVKMWVQLLIPRIEDGNNFGVSIQEETVAELRTVEGEAASYLDQIXGYYITRAKLVSKIAKYPHVEDYRRTVTEIDEKKYISLKVIVSELRNQYVTLHDMILKNIDKIKKPRSSNAEALY